In Bos indicus x Bos taurus breed Angus x Brahman F1 hybrid chromosome 4, Bos_hybrid_MaternalHap_v2.0, whole genome shotgun sequence, the sequence GGCTCCCTGGTAGAGAAATTATACTGTGACTTTGAGAGGACTCTGAGAAGGTATCTTGGAAGAGGCATTTGAGGTATTTAACTAGGGGAAAGTGAGGGATGCTAACTCCAGGCTGAGAGAAGGCATGAGCCACAGTGGGGGCCGTGGTCCAGCACTCTGTCAGCACCTTCTGTGAGTTAGACGTTCTGCTGACTCTCTATCTGTATCTGTTGCAGCACTCtttaaagtggatttttttttaatccatgttttACAGATAAACCAACTGAGGTTTTTAAAGATTCAGTGACTTGCTTAAGGCCTTACAACTAGTAGGAGATAGAGCCAGGATATTAACACAGGCCTGGTGCCAAGGCCAGTGCTCAGTCCTCCCACTCCATTGCCTGTGGGGATGTGCATGAGAAACCACAGGGCGAGTTCATGGGTGTGAGAAGACTGGTTTGACTGTGACGAATATCAGTGTCATCTGGCCAGGAGAAAGAAGTGGAAAAATAGGTTGCAATCAGATTGGAAAGAACCTTAACTGTTAGACCATGGTATTTGAACCTGAATAAGTACCAATTAGGGTCTCGTTAGGAAAACACAAACTATGCCAGGTATTTCAGACTGATTCAATACAGAGAATCAGTAATACAGGAATTGGAAAACCAAAGTCACAGAGAGGTAACAGAATAACCTAAACACTAGAAATACAGACAGTGGCTACCACCCTATATAGTTATCTGTTGCTGCATCACAAGTTGCCCTCAAATTAATGGTTTAaaacagtgaaagtcgctcagtcgtgtccgactctttgtgaccccatggactatacagtccatggaattctccaggccagaatactggagtgggcagcctttcccttctccgggggatcttcccaacccagggatcgaacccaggtctcccacatcgcaggcggattctttaccagctgagccccatcTCTCAGTTTCTGTGAGTCAGGGATCCAGGCTTTGCTGGGCCCTCTGCAAGACTGTAGTCAAGGTGTCCCTCATGACTGGGGGCTTATCTGACAGCTCGACTGGGGGAATATCCACTTGTGAGTTCACATGGTTGTTGGGAGGATTGAGTTCCTTGAGGCCTGTTGGACTGAGAGCCTTGCTGACTTTTTTAGTGCCTACGGCAACAAACACACACGTTGGGTCTCTCCAACATGATGGTTTCCTTCATCAAAGCCAACCTGTGAAAAAGTCTGCTGGCAAGGTGGAGGTCACAATCTGTTGTATTAATTGTGGAAGTCACAGTGCTGTAGTGTTGCCATGTTCTGGTGGTTAAAAGCAAGTTACTCAAGAGGAAAAGAGGATTGCATAGATAGGCAGTAGATAACCAATGAGTGGGGGAGGAGTTGGTGGTGTACCTGGGCTTCCTGCCATGCATTCCCGGGGCTGGAGTAAGAAAGAGGGGAAAGTGACAGGAAGTGACATCTGAACTGCAGGAGCTCGGAGGAGGGGCTCTGCGGAGGTGGTTCTCAGACCGCTTAGGGAGGCACCACCTGGGCGTGGTGTGGGCAGGGATGCCAGGAATAGCTGGAGTCTAGAATGGAGGTGTCCTCTGCCCCTGGAGAAATACCAGCGGAAGCTGGACCCTGAAACTAGAagcttcctcctgccctccagtCTCCAGTCACTGCCCGCCATTGGTAGAACCTAACAGGTAGCCACGGGCATAAGAGTCTAGGAAATGTAGTTTGAAGATTTCCCGGGCATGAGCTGCGAGGCAATAACTAAGAAGCTGTCAGAGGATCATTAGGGCAGTTCTGGGCCTGTATTGATGAAAAcctactttctttctcttcactccTAACTCTGACCCCCTTTTTCCTTCTGAGTTCAAGGCTGTCTCCAAACCCACAGGGAGGTGACCAGCATCTGACCTGGCTGCCCTGTATTCCTCTCCCCAAGATGCCAAGAAGGGGACCAGAGGGAGAAAAAGTGAAATTGCCTCTATTTTTTGCCTTATTGTGGGCAGCTCATTAGCAGACATGTTAAACCCTGGGAGATGCAGGGAAAAGGGTACTAATAGGTTGCAGGTAGAAATGTGAacagtcttcttttaaaaaaacaatttgttAGTGccttattaaaattcaaaatattgcaCCCTTTGATCTGATAGTCCCACTCCTTAGGATCTGTCTTCTCTCTGTTAACCACCGGCGTGTCATGATGTCCGTATGAGCGTGTTTAATTCAATATTGTTCAGAGTGGCAGACAAATAGAACACTCCGTATATTACACAGCCATTCGGAGTAATGAATTAGAGCATAACCAGTGGACGAGGGATGCTCTACTAGGAAGTACTGTGAGAGAATAGCAAAGAGCTGAAAACTATGTGATGTTATCACTTCTGTAAAATAATCACTGCCTTGGGTATGTACAAACATGTagatatattcatatatgaacatatatacatatatgtatccacatacatatatgtatccatgtccacatacatatatgaatgtGGGAAAAAAACATGGATGGTTGTGATGTAGGTTATTAACACGTATTACCTTGGGGTGAGGTGGGTTTGGAGGGACACTGCTTGTATATGTAAAAGAGGAAAAGACCAGGGGTGAGAAATGACAGTActaatgaacatggtatatttgaTAGCCTATTCAAATATATCACATATGTGTACATACGAAGAAATTGTTATGTAACCTTTCTATTGAAATATAACATGTTGCAACTGGTTGAAAAGCTGTAAGTTTATAggtcaatgaatttttttttacaaagtgaacagatatataaagaaaattttaaaataaacttataaaGTAGAGGTCAGATCTTAGAGGGAAGGAAAAACCTGGAAGGTGAGAGGAAGGCAGGATTGATGGAGACCTCTCTGAGAGGCCCAACAGCAGCTAGTAAATGCTCCCCCAGGGAAATAAGGAACTGAGAGAGAAGTCGGGGGACTGAGCCCCAGGAGTGGATGGATTTCCTAGGGGGATGAAGGTGGAAGGTGAGGGATGAAGTGTGAATCCGAGGGACCTACCAGCGACAGTTAGGGAGTAAGAAGAGGATGGGGTGCCTGACATGAAAAGTTGGAGGGAAACCTAAAATTAGGAACTGTGCAAGTCCAGAAAAGAAGGTTCTCTGTAAAAGCTCCAAGGCCAGAGAAGGGAAATGTGTTGAGGTGAAAGCACAGAAGTCTGTTGTGTCCTGCAGTCGGGGTGCAGCCTCGGGCCGCGTCTCAGCAGCTGGGCTGCTGCCCATTTGCCCTGGCACAggccctcccccatcccccagctGCTTGTTCCCAGAAAGCAGCTTGTTCTCACACCCCAGGGCCTCTGTGCGCCCTCCTGCAGCCCCCTGCCCCTCTTTGATCACAGCTCTCATTGGGCTGGTTGCTTAAGCGCTTGTGTGCCTGCTTCTTCCACTGGCTTGTAAACTACACACTTTGTCCTGGAAGTGAGCTTCCAAAACATTCACAGAGCACTTGGCTTGAAGCCTGGTGTCTTGTCAGTGACAGTTGTGTCATGTGGCTTTCCCATGTGCCAAGTGTTGCACACGACTTTTCTCAAGTGGTCCTTCTAGCCATATGAGGGATGTGATggaatatccccattttacaggtaaagaaagtGAACCAGAAACGTGGGCTGGCTTTCCTGAGGTCTCCCTGTCAGTAAAGGGCAGAGCAGAACCCCGGCCTCTGACTTCCCCTGGGTTAGACAGAGCTCATGCAGTTGCTCCTGGAATATGTCTTAGCTCCTCTGCGCGCCTGGGAGGCGACCCTCAGAGTTGAGAGGGGCCCTGGCATCCAGCACTGAGAGGAGGCAGGGGTGGAGTTGGGACAAGGAGGTGGAGTTAGGCATGGGGGTGGGGTTATGTGCAGGGGGTGGGGTTATGTGTAGGTGAGTGGGGTTAGGTGCAGAGGGTGGGGTTAGGCACAGGGAGGTGGGGTTTAGGTGCAGGGGGTGGAGTTAGGTGCAGAGGGTGGAGTTAGGTGCAGAGGGCGGGGTTagggggcagtggggtggggttAGGTGCAAGGGTGGAGTTAGGTGCAGGAGGGTGGGGATAGGTGCTGGAATGGGGTTAGGTGCTGGGAGTCCTTGTGCCAGTGGGGTAACCTGTAATCTGTTTCCACATGTCACCTCCCACGGGAGCTGGTTCCCTGTATATTTGAGGTGTCACCTAGGACAGTTAGTtcatcctttccttcctccctgtgcttagtcactttgGGAGCTGAATGGTCTCACTAAGGTGTGTGTCATCCCGGAGAGACTCAAATATTACAATCCAGCTTCTCTTCCTCTGCACCACTTCCCCAGATGAAGTAGTTAATGATCCTAAACTCTCACTTCGGTGCATTCGGGGAGCTGCTAAATGATAAAATTCTAGTTTAAAGATAAGACTTTCAAAGTGAAAAATACCGTTTTATGTAGAAGTACCCATCCCTTAGTGTATCTGTTTAGTTATACCTTGGGTCATTTTTGGTGGGGAGGAGTAGTTAGCACACACTTATATTGCATATTTTTCACAATATTTCTAACAAGttattcctccctccccctcacccACCTCTGTTAATTTTTTCAGATCACACACCCAGCTGGCTGCATGTCTCAATTTATTAAGTTCTTTGGCGAACAGATCCTCATCCTTTGGAAATTTGCCTTACTTCGAAAGCGCATTTTGATATTTTCTCCCCCTCCAGTGGGCGTTGTATGCTATAGAGGTAACTAGAAGCCAAGGTCAGGGACTCTGCCCAAGCTCCCTGAGACAGAAACTGCcccattctttccatttttgacCAAGGTCAGAGGGACTGATCCGTATCAGGGGTTCACTGCTTTGAAGCCCTGGAGGACCACGGTTGGATTGATGTAGTAGAATGTGGACTCCGGCAATAGGGAAGATGGATCGGGTGGCAGAAGAGAGAAGGGCCTGGATTAAAGCAGAGAGGATGGATTCcagatataaaaagagaaagctgGCAGAGGCTGGTGTCAGATTGGGTTGTAAGGTTTTGATGTGTGTGAGAGGTCAGGGCGGAAGAGTCTAGGATGACAAGGACGGTGGGGGGTGGTGTGATAGAGTCCACTTGGACACTACATGTGTGTGGTGCTCTGAGACCTTCTCGAGGTGGACGCTAGGCAGTGGTCTAGTTGGGTCAGGACCTTGGGGGGCAGCCCGGGCTGTCTGTGCCGCCACTTGGAGAGAGTGTGAATCAGGAGGAATGTGTCAACTTGGAACATGCTGGCCCGGGGAGGTGagccagaggaagaggaagacagaggaggctgaggggCACAGACAGAAGAGGGGAGGGGACCAGGAGAGGCAGGGGTTGCCGTGGGCAAGGGTTCTGAGAGGGGGAAGGTCACTGGTACCACATCCTAAGCAAGATCTCCTGAGAGAAAGACTGACCCGTGTCTGAACGGAGACCCTAGTGATGCTGGCAGCCTGGGAGGTAGGGGGGCAGGCTGGGAGGGAGGACCCCGGGCGCCCTCACTTCCGCTGTCCCGCcagtgtactgctgctgctgcctggccAACGTCTCCCTGCCTGGCATTGGGGGCACCGTGCCCGAGTCCAAGCCTTTCTTCTACGTGAACGTGGCCGACATCGAGACCCTGGAGGTAGAGGTGTCTTATGTGGCCTGTGAGTACGGGGCCCGCCCATCCCTGGCACCCCCGCCTCCCCGGGGTCCCTGGTTCCCTGTAGGGCCACCCTGCGGGGGGTCCCCACCTCCTGAACCCCAGCTCCCGCAGGCACCACGGAGAAGATTTTCGAGGAGAAGCGGGAGCTCTACGACGTCTACGTGGACAACCAGAACGTGAAGACGCACCACGACCACCTGCAGCCGCTGCTGAAGATCAACAGCGCCGACCGGGAGAAGTACCGGCGGCTCAACGAGCAGAGGtgaggctgggggaaggggagcCGCCCCTGTCCAGACATCCGAGGGGCTCTGGTCCAGCTCCGCTGCCTGCCGCCCCTTCCCTCTGTGCACATTTTTTGCCCATCTGCCCAGGGAGCGGGGGTTGAGGAAGCTCCCCACCTATACTGATGGGCAGCAGGCATGCCTGGGCTGACTCCTTTCTAGTGGCCTCTAGAATCTGTGAAGCCCGGAACAGCACGCTGGTATCAGGGGTGGGATAAATGGCTTCATGGCCTCACCCCAACTGTATGACAATTAGGAAAGGCTGTCCCTCGTCCTGGATTACCCAGGGCCAGGCCCAGCCCTGGACTCCAAGCCCTGTGCTGCCCCTTCTGTCCCTGCCTTTGGCCGGGGCAGCGGTGGGGGTGTTGCTCTGGGTTTTCAGCCTCCTCCTTGAGAGGCAGTGACCCATGCAGATGCCCGCCCAGTGACCTagcctggggcctgggggtcCTTGTAGCTGCGCCAGAAGCTGATGGTCATCTCCTTCCCAACAGGCAGATGCTGTTATATTCCCAGGAGGTGGAAGAAGATTACAACCCTTGTGAAGAGGACCTCTTTGTGCTGTAAGTCAGCCTGGGTGGTAGTCATGGGCCTCCCTGAGGGTCCCTTAGCACTTGACGGCTTTAGCCTGGATCCCTCCTgtgttgggctttcctggtggctcagcggtaaagaatccgcttgccagtgcaggagatgcaggttcgacccctaggttgggaaaattccctggaggaggaaatggcaacccactccagtatccttgccggggaaatcccatggacagaggagcctggcaggctacagtccatggcgtcacaaagagtcagacacaacttagcaactaaacaacaattaccTCTTGTATTACGTGCTGCAGTGCAAGGATGCCCATTATTGCCCTTAGAGCTGGGTTCCACAGAGTCAGCCTGAGCCCCAGAATGCTGTTAGGGGCACCCAGAAGAGTTCAAGAGCAGGGAAAGGTTATTAAGAGAAATGGGAGCCCCAGGAGTTGTCTTCCTATTGGTCATTTACACCCAGATGTCCGCTGCATACAAGCTGTCTCTCAGGATGTGGGGGCTTGTCATCCATTGCTGCCTTTGAATAGAGCACTTCCTTGTATGGAATATTATGGGATCATAAAAAACTTAACTCTTGAATTGAATGACATTTCTTTCCCCCCAGAGCAGTTGTTGGTCGGGATCAGAACCGTGGCCTCTATACCTTTAAGGCACTGATTTCATTCATAAACAGCTGTGTTTAATAGTGCCAGGTGATAAGAACAGAAATGTAATTGGACCGGAAACAGTTCTGCCAGCTTCCTGTCTTGGGATGGGGAGTAGCACTTGCAGTTAGAACTGTTTCTGCCTttgagcatctgcctgcaatgtgggagacctgggttcaattcctgggtcaggcagttcccctggagaagaaatggcctctcactccagtattgcctggagaatcccatggacagagaagcctggcaggctacagttcatgggatcgggagagtcggacacgacttagcactgGCTTTTGATGTTGCAACAAAGGTGCAGAACTTTGATTCTGATCAAGTGTACTTTCTAATGCACACCTGCTGTTGAGATGTAAAAGTATCTGGGAGCTGAGTGGAGAGCTGAGCAGAGTCTCCTCAAGGCTTTTGAATCTCTCTTGAATCTGAAAATCCTCACCGCCCAAAGCTGCTTGGGGCACTGAGCACCTTGCTCTGTGGAATACAGATGAAAAGTCTAGACTGTTACGTTATCAGACCATATCTGAATACGGCTCATATATTCATATAGAACTATAAGTCAGTGACACTCAGATATGCCctgtgcaaattaaaacaaaaaagccatCGAagtattgatttctaacataattccacagtggtAAGAGAACAGACTGTacgatttcaatacctttagaccatgaaatttttgtacCTCGTtttccctggatatgttccagtgtctcctggtttatagtctgtgggaacttgaatagagTTTGTATCTTACTGTTAGGTGAAAATTGTGTAAATCTTAATTACactgaattggttcatagtgtttttctggtctactatatccttctacttttctgtctattcattctagtaatttttgagagtttgatattgaaactccaactaaaaatcttaatttatctactatAAAAAGTTATTGTGATATATAGTAGAACTGTATGTGAGTTCCATGTACATACAGTTACACACAGGAACTATATTTAAGCTTCACCATAGTGGAACTTTGTCCTGTATTTTCTAGGTGTCCTATAAAGCCATCTAAGGAACACAGAGTTATACACAGATGATGGTGAGCTGTGGAGAACTCTGCCTCGCTCCCCCTCCTACATCACTGCCTGCCCCCGGGGCTGGCTTCTGACTCCCCAGTGCCTGCCCCAGTACCTCTGAGCTCCACCTGTTTTGTGTGGTTGGCTCAGGGGCTGGAGAGTCATTTTAAGAGTCCTTCTCTGTGTTGGGAAGGCTCACCTCCTGTCACTGGCTTTAATTACCCATCCAGGACTTTGAAGGTAGATTTCAGTTTCTCACATTAAGTCTTGACCTCAGAACTGCATTATCAGGTGTCTGTCTGTCTAATTTTTCTCTTACCTTAGGACTAAGCAGAAAGAGAGGAACATGGTTCATGGGGCCTCTCTCTACAGCTGTGTTTAAACCTCTAGTAACcttcacgactgagcgactgaactgaaccttcctATAGATTTCTGGCAGTCAGGCCATCACTCACTCAGAGATTTTGCTAATCATAGAATGGCTTAACACCAGTTCTTTGCTGACCTCAGTGGCACTTGAGTAACTCTTTTCACTTTtatcctgttttcttcttttaaaaggtTATCTGACTTTTGAAACCGTTTAAATGTATAGGAAGCAAAACAGTGTACTTTTGGTTCCCCATGTGTGGCTTACTTGGTAAACTTTTGTGTCTTTTCTGCCCTCTCTTTTCCATGTCTTGTCTTGTGAATGCAGGTTTTTCCTTGAGCAAAACAACCGGATATTTCAGACTTTGTTGGAGGTGTCCTCCAGTCAAGACAAAACTCTGACAGCCGAGCATGCTCGGGGCATGGGTTTAGACCCCCAGGGAGACCGGAGTTTTCTTATGGACCTGCTGGAGGCCTACGGCATCGACGTCATGTTGGTCATTGACAACCCCTGTTGCCCATAGGAAGGATGAGCCGCTATCACATGGGGATGGCCTGATTTCTAATTGCCACATAGGAGTATTTATACTTCCAACAAATGTAATTTTTgcatctcctttcttcccttcttcccaagAGGTAAGATGAGAGCACCTTGATTTTGGAGGTCGTTGGAAGCTACCATTTTCCGAGCTGCTGCTGGGTTCAGACTTAGGAGTTATCACGGCAGCCTCTCTCGTCTCCTCATGATTGACTTAAGGTGATGGGGTGAAGGCCACCTATCACCAGGAGCTCTGGACACCCTGGCTGGACTCTTGGGAAAGTCTGTCTGGTCTCTGTCATTTGATGTATCAAGAACGAGACCACTGTCCAGTGGGGCCTTGCATATCCATCTGCCCAAAGCAGAAGCTAGACCAGATGGCCTTCCAAGGTTTTTATCAGTTCTGGGAGTCTTGTCTTGCGGTCAAATTCCCTTTCTGGTTTATTAGAGTAAATCTGTGTTTTCTCTGTTCATGTAGAGACTTCAGAGTGGGACAAAGGATGTTTCTGTCACCAGGTATGAAGCTTCTCTAGACAGAGGACAGGGAGAGGTGGCTTCTCAGTCAGCTGAAAACTAAAACTGTAAAAATGAAGCCTTGAAACCTTTCTCTAAGTTAACAGTGGCCGCTCCATGTCATAGTCTTGTTTCTCTGAATCCCCTCCTGGGACGGGCTGGCACATTCCTCTGGGCTGATGTCAACAGGAATATGTACCAGTTAGGAGCCTTTATAAACAAACTTCTCTTTAGCAGAGGCAACATTCCTCAAGCTAGGAAACTGGGACCAGAGAAGTACCAGACTTGTTAGCAGAGGCGGCAGTGCCTGTACCCAGGGGAGTGGTTGGGAACCCCATGTGTGAGTGATGAGTTGCTCTGCTGTGCAAGGAGCCTTTATAAACAAACTTCTCTTTAGCAGAGGCAACATTCCTCAAGCTAGGAAACTGGGACCAGAGAAGTACCAGACTTGTTAGCAGAGGTGGCAGTGCCTGTACCCAGGGGAGTGGTTGGGAACCCCATGTGTGAGTGATGAGTTGCTCTGCTGTGCTCTGGAGTGCTTGGACCTGGGATAGCTCCTGTCGGCCCTGCCTGTTCTGTTTGGCTGGAGTGTCCAGTGGGTGTCAGCCTAGGTGAGATAACCATGGTTTGTTAGAGAAGCCGGCTCCTGTGAGTTGAGTGGAGGTCTTCTGGGCCAGTTCAGGATTTTGACTTGGGGTCCTAGGTTGTTTGTGACATATAACTTCCTCCCCTTCACTATTCCTGCCTGGCTGTGTTATTGGAATaggtgtctgtgtatgtgtccgGGACCAAGTTCCAGCCAGGCTAGTGTCAGAGAGAAATAACTTTCAAATGGATGGATCATGTGTCTTGTCTCGAGACTAGCTTTGTAGGGCTTATTGCTTTATTCAAAACCATTCTCACTGCAGCTCCCTGATACAGAATTCAAGATTAAAGAAGTTCACGTGTGGAAATGCAGACATTGACTAATCAAGGTAGTgtcttttatgtaaatatataaatgtttggGCATTGAAATGTAAACTGTACATTTTTCTCCTCTGTGGGTTTAGCTATTTCAGTAATATATttgtttacagaagaaaaaaaagaatctgtttaGAAGCTGAAGCTTCACTGCCTTTTTCCTTGAAGAGTGGCCATCTCCTCTTGTTCCTGGAGAAGGAGCAGCCTTTGTAACTTGGGTCAAGTAATGGTTACTCTTAGTATTATCAGAAGGTTCAAGGCTTTCTAAGTTGGGATGGGCAGTCAGAAGTAGGGGTGGGGTAAAAGGAAAGGTCAGGTTCTCTTGGAGGACACAGGTAGGCCCTTGTTCTGTGGAACTGGGGAATTTGTTGGGCAAATACTCTTTGT encodes:
- the KIAA1147 gene encoding protein LCHN isoform X2 — its product is MVEWCLPQDIDLEGVEFKSMASGSHKIQSDFIYFRKGPFFGLACFANMPVESELERGARMKSVGILSPSYTLLYRHMHFLENQVRHQLETPGHYSHLAAFYEDKKGVLHAGPGRGGSLPPVYWLPSIHRYMYPEMKITHPAGCMSQFIKFFGEQILILWKFALLRKRILIFSPPPVGVVCYRVYCCCCLANVSLPGIGGTVPESKPFFYVNVADIETLEVEVSYVACTTEKIFEEKRELYDVYVDNQNVKTHHDHLQPLLKINSADREKYRRLNEQRQMLLYSQEVEEDYNPCEEDLFVLFFLEQNNRIFQTLLEVSSSQDKTLTAEHARGMGLDPQGDRSFLMDLLEAYGIDVMLVIDNPCCP
- the KIAA1147 gene encoding protein LCHN isoform X1, whose protein sequence is MVERGDAAPLLRWAEGPAVSPPRAPVPQAGGRGWGGGGGGWAAAEPPRRREPEELRQPGRLELGDVEEDQVVAVFVVTFDPRSGNMVEWCLPQDIDLEGVEFKSMASGSHKIQSDFIYFRKGPFFGLACFANMPVESELERGARMKSVGILSPSYTLLYRHMHFLENQVRHQLETPGHYSHLAAFYEDKKGVLHAGPGRGGSLPPVYWLPSIHRYMYPEMKITHPAGCMSQFIKFFGEQILILWKFALLRKRILIFSPPPVGVVCYRVYCCCCLANVSLPGIGGTVPESKPFFYVNVADIETLEVEVSYVACTTEKIFEEKRELYDVYVDNQNVKTHHDHLQPLLKINSADREKYRRLNEQRQMLLYSQEVEEDYNPCEEDLFVLFFLEQNNRIFQTLLEVSSSQDKTLTAEHARGMGLDPQGDRSFLMDLLEAYGIDVMLVIDNPCCP